In Phreatobacter stygius, a genomic segment contains:
- a CDS encoding LysR family transcriptional regulator — protein sequence MASLDVDAVKAFVAIADLQSFTRAAEALGTTQGAISVKLKRLEDRLGHRLIERTPRLVRLSARGAVFLDAARDFLAAHERALAGLASSRRRFALGIAAHVMGPEVPTLLARLHAHDPALTIEVRLDSSRVLLDAFDRGELDATIIRRDDDRRDGEVLGPEHFGWFATPGFEHRQGEPLRLAALAPACGVRDIATRALDAAGIPWTEVFLGGGSSAVMAAVSAGLAVSVFSCRVVPPGTVDVGERFRLPELPSSEIVLHSTLSDAKSRDALRTLAAAFREHRASAG from the coding sequence ATGGCGTCTCTCGATGTCGATGCCGTCAAGGCCTTCGTGGCGATCGCCGATCTGCAGAGTTTCACCCGTGCCGCCGAGGCGTTGGGGACGACGCAAGGCGCGATCAGCGTCAAGCTGAAGCGGCTCGAAGACCGGCTCGGCCACCGGCTGATCGAACGCACGCCGCGGCTGGTCCGCCTGTCGGCGCGCGGCGCGGTGTTCCTCGACGCCGCTCGCGACTTCCTGGCGGCCCATGAGCGCGCGCTCGCCGGCCTTGCCTCGTCGCGCCGGCGTTTCGCGCTCGGCATCGCCGCCCATGTCATGGGGCCGGAAGTGCCGACCTTGCTGGCCCGGCTGCATGCGCACGACCCGGCACTGACCATCGAGGTCAGGCTCGACAGCTCGCGTGTCCTGCTGGATGCCTTCGACCGGGGCGAACTCGACGCGACGATCATCCGCCGCGACGACGACCGGCGCGACGGCGAGGTGCTCGGGCCGGAACATTTCGGCTGGTTCGCGACCCCGGGTTTCGAACATCGCCAGGGCGAGCCGCTGCGCCTGGCCGCGCTGGCGCCGGCCTGCGGCGTGCGCGACATTGCCACCCGCGCGCTCGATGCCGCCGGCATCCCCTGGACCGAGGTGTTTCTCGGCGGCGGGTCGTCGGCCGTCATGGCTGCCGTCTCGGCCGGCCTGGCGGTCTCGGTGTTCTCCTGCCGCGTCGTGCCGCCCGGCACGGTCGATGTCGGCGAGCGGTTCAGGCTTCCGGAACTGCCGTCATCGGAGATCGTGCTGCATTCGACGCTGTCGGATGCCAAGTCGCGCGATGCGCTGCGCACGCTTGCCGCGGCCTTCCGGGAGCACCGGGCATCGGCCGGATGA
- a CDS encoding MFS transporter — MTHASTGRSTIALAAVSLSALMFGLEISSIPAILPTLEQVLHADFKQLQWIMNAYTIACTTVLMATGTLADRYGRKLIFMIGIVAFGITSLICGLAQDAAVLIAGRFLQGMSGGAMLICQVAILSHQFPAGRQRGTAFGWWGIIFGIGLGFGPIIGGAIVAVSNWQWVFLVHGVLALVTLALAMAGVGESKDPKAERLDVAGIATLSVAVFCLAYFITQGPDLGFASPSALAIIGLAAASLVAFVVAETLNPRPMFDFSVFRIRSFSGALIGSVGMNFSFWPFMIYLPIYFQAGLGYDSVAAGLALLAYTLPTLVVPPLGERLALRYRPGLTIPAGLFTIGLGFILMWFGSAADQASWLTMLPGCLLSGVGLGLTNTPVTNTTTASVPGERAGMASGIDMSARMISLAVNIALMGFILVEGVLSHLRGALPSLDAAQLRPLAERIAAGSVTAATQAAPDPSSLGTSATIVHQALVHGFGWVLLFGGIGIWLLAALSFIAFGPAAPAGAPTPSQRASS; from the coding sequence ATGACCCATGCCTCCACCGGCCGCAGCACGATCGCTCTGGCCGCCGTCTCCCTCTCGGCCCTGATGTTCGGCCTCGAAATCTCCAGCATCCCGGCGATCCTGCCGACGCTCGAACAGGTGCTACATGCCGACTTCAAGCAGCTCCAGTGGATCATGAATGCCTATACCATCGCCTGCACCACGGTGCTGATGGCGACCGGCACGCTGGCCGACCGTTATGGCCGCAAGCTGATCTTCATGATCGGCATCGTCGCCTTCGGCATCACCTCGCTGATCTGCGGGCTGGCGCAGGATGCCGCCGTGCTGATCGCCGGCCGCTTCCTGCAGGGCATGAGCGGCGGCGCGATGCTGATCTGCCAGGTCGCCATCCTGTCCCACCAGTTCCCGGCCGGCCGGCAGCGCGGCACCGCCTTCGGCTGGTGGGGCATCATTTTCGGCATTGGCCTCGGTTTCGGCCCGATCATCGGCGGCGCCATCGTCGCGGTGTCGAACTGGCAATGGGTCTTCCTCGTCCACGGCGTGCTGGCGCTGGTGACGCTCGCCCTCGCCATGGCCGGCGTCGGCGAATCGAAAGACCCGAAAGCCGAGCGCCTCGATGTCGCCGGCATCGCCACCCTGTCGGTCGCGGTCTTCTGCCTCGCCTATTTCATCACCCAGGGACCGGATCTCGGCTTCGCCAGTCCTTCGGCCCTGGCGATCATCGGCCTCGCCGCCGCGAGCCTGGTCGCCTTCGTCGTCGCCGAGACGCTCAACCCGCGCCCGATGTTCGATTTTTCGGTGTTCCGCATCCGCAGCTTCTCGGGCGCGCTGATCGGCTCGGTCGGCATGAATTTCAGCTTCTGGCCGTTCATGATCTACCTGCCGATCTATTTCCAGGCCGGCCTCGGTTATGACAGCGTCGCCGCCGGGCTGGCGCTGCTGGCCTATACGCTTCCCACCCTGGTCGTGCCGCCGCTGGGCGAGCGCCTGGCGCTGCGTTACCGGCCCGGCCTCACCATTCCCGCGGGTCTGTTCACGATCGGCCTCGGTTTCATCCTGATGTGGTTCGGCAGCGCCGCCGACCAGGCGAGCTGGCTGACCATGCTGCCCGGCTGCCTGCTCTCGGGCGTCGGGCTCGGCCTGACCAACACGCCGGTCACCAACACCACCACGGCCTCGGTGCCCGGCGAGCGCGCCGGCATGGCCTCCGGCATCGACATGAGCGCCCGGATGATCTCGCTCGCCGTCAACATCGCCCTGATGGGCTTCATCCTGGTCGAGGGCGTTCTGTCTCACCTGCGCGGCGCGCTGCCGTCCCTCGACGCGGCGCAATTGCGGCCGCTCGCGGAGCGTATCGCCGCCGGCAGCGTCACCGCCGCGACCCAGGCCGCGCCCGATCCGTCGTCCCTCGGCACCAGCGCGACCATCGTCCACCAGGCCCTGG